A single region of the Massilia sp. erpn genome encodes:
- a CDS encoding MATE family efflux transporter — translation MNTKTDATMTKEFWGLSIPIMIEFLVGFSVPAVDAFFLSKISLQAALAVGAVLPILVFCDVFYGSLNSSAKALAAQALGSGDAALAKRIFNSTLLLVLLISALQFLLFYFGSAYMVDLIGLPDNVAPIAKQFLLLMGCGYGILGARYLFQVMNALYGIVKFNIGAAAIILLVNIVGDAAVVYNVWGLGRFGVTGVACVSILAVFSALVFLVAVQKIKLGFTIRLSWPSADFGRIARLSTVVAVPSLLEPLSVQLFLMFVLSMVSAIGPAELTMRVLGGNILLLCIVPSLAFTVTAQILAGNYIGANSYQTVEALIYKALRYSVLIVALMILPIVLFGQQLLALFTTDAAVLAIAVTSLLPLALAEPVKAVNMVIGSNLKTAGDGMRPTVAGILITWAVSAPLVYFIGPVAGFFALLWLLVLDETLKCGYNIWRWMRGAWRIKLIDSLSSGAPA, via the coding sequence ATGAATACCAAAACCGACGCCACAATGACGAAGGAGTTCTGGGGCTTGTCGATTCCCATCATGATCGAGTTTCTGGTGGGGTTTTCGGTTCCCGCCGTGGATGCCTTCTTCCTCTCCAAGATCTCGCTGCAAGCGGCGCTGGCGGTGGGCGCCGTGCTGCCGATTCTGGTGTTCTGCGACGTCTTTTACGGCAGCCTGAATTCCAGCGCCAAGGCGCTGGCCGCCCAGGCGCTGGGCAGTGGCGACGCCGCGCTGGCGAAGCGCATTTTCAATAGCACCCTGCTGCTGGTGTTGTTAATCTCGGCGCTGCAATTTCTGCTGTTCTATTTCGGCAGCGCCTACATGGTGGACCTCATCGGCCTGCCGGACAATGTGGCGCCCATCGCCAAACAGTTCCTGCTGCTGATGGGCTGCGGCTATGGCATCCTCGGTGCGCGCTATCTGTTCCAGGTGATGAATGCACTGTACGGCATCGTCAAATTCAATATCGGCGCCGCCGCCATCATCCTGCTGGTGAACATCGTGGGCGATGCGGCCGTGGTCTACAACGTGTGGGGACTGGGCCGCTTCGGCGTCACAGGCGTGGCTTGCGTCAGCATTCTGGCCGTGTTCTCGGCCCTGGTTTTCCTGGTGGCGGTGCAGAAGATCAAGCTGGGTTTCACCATCCGTCTGAGCTGGCCGTCCGCCGATTTCGGCAGGATCGCCCGCCTCAGCACCGTGGTCGCCGTGCCTTCGCTGCTGGAACCGCTGTCAGTGCAACTGTTCCTGATGTTTGTGCTCAGCATGGTGTCTGCCATCGGGCCGGCGGAACTGACCATGCGCGTCCTCGGCGGGAATATTCTGCTGCTGTGCATTGTGCCGAGCCTGGCTTTTACCGTGACCGCGCAAATCCTCGCCGGCAATTACATCGGCGCCAACAGCTATCAAACGGTCGAAGCCCTGATCTATAAGGCGCTGCGCTACAGCGTCCTGATCGTGGCGCTCATGATCTTGCCCATCGTGCTGTTCGGCCAGCAGTTACTGGCGTTGTTTACCACCGATGCGGCCGTGCTGGCGATTGCCGTCACCAGCCTGCTGCCGCTGGCTCTGGCCGAACCGGTGAAGGCGGTGAATATGGTGATCGGCTCCAATCTGAAAACGGCCGGCGACGGCATGCGGCCAACCGTGGCGGGGATTCTGATCACCTGGGCCGTCTCAGCGCCGCTGGTGTATTTCATCGGGCCGGTGGCCGGCTTCTTCGCTCTGCTATGGCTGCTGGTGCTGGACGAGACGCTGAAGTGTGGCTACAACATCTGGCGCTGGATGCGTGGCGCATGGCGCATCAAGCTGATTGACAGCCTGAGCTCCGGCGCGCCTGCCTGA
- a CDS encoding condensation domain-containing protein, which translates to MDLQENLRAIWRKVLDLDEIPTGASFTDIGGSSIQLIAMLLHVGNAYQIEIAVDDFIDEPTLARLEQCVRQQQAAGQDEAPAAITAAPEADTFPLLPVHYWLFERIDVNHYNVGHLYRLTAQDPPRHVRAAIDAVLRQHDGLRILLRRDAAGQWQQHLQAPDSMAPWWHEEDLRATPDHLLAAEINRICNGYQASIRVEERTFSAVYFDLGGERGARLFVLLHHILIDNISEKILFSDFATAYRALRAGQPLRLSAAGRRVGDWARLLHNYAQGPALAHYAYWQSQDWDGYRLLPADPDPASLPKADGAMAALGFASRSLSSAATVRLLELQRLQAVDPSYVVMAALQQAFHTWSGSGILALAMVHNGRIYQSIPEANVLQTVGWMINYATLYLRNPEQLQGIALVESIARQAKAVQDDALSLTCLKYMNQDAAVREAMARLPLYHLGFNFIPFAGASTEEFIFERASEPCGEGEKWFSPGIKPFMNVLLAGQELKLTMGFSPCMYSPRTIEALLDSVVSQLETILLS; encoded by the coding sequence GTGGACCTACAAGAGAATTTACGCGCCATCTGGCGCAAGGTGCTGGATCTGGACGAGATTCCCACTGGCGCCAGCTTTACCGACATCGGCGGCTCCTCCATCCAGCTGATCGCCATGCTGCTCCATGTGGGTAATGCCTACCAGATCGAAATCGCCGTCGACGACTTCATTGACGAACCCACGCTGGCGCGGCTGGAGCAATGTGTGCGCCAGCAGCAGGCTGCCGGCCAGGACGAGGCGCCCGCCGCCATCACCGCTGCACCGGAGGCGGACACCTTCCCGCTGCTGCCGGTGCATTACTGGCTGTTCGAGCGTATCGACGTCAATCACTACAACGTCGGCCACTTGTACCGGCTGACGGCGCAAGACCCGCCGCGACACGTGCGCGCCGCCATCGACGCCGTGCTGCGCCAGCACGATGGCCTGCGCATCCTGCTGCGCCGCGATGCCGCCGGCCAGTGGCAACAGCATCTGCAGGCGCCCGACAGCATGGCGCCCTGGTGGCATGAGGAGGATTTGCGCGCGACACCGGACCATCTGCTGGCGGCGGAAATCAACCGCATCTGCAACGGCTACCAGGCCAGCATCCGCGTCGAAGAGCGGACCTTCAGCGCCGTCTACTTCGATCTCGGCGGCGAACGCGGCGCGCGCCTGTTCGTGCTGCTGCACCATATCCTGATCGACAATATCTCGGAAAAAATTCTCTTCAGCGATTTCGCCACCGCCTACCGCGCGCTGCGCGCCGGCCAGCCGCTGCGCCTGAGCGCCGCCGGCCGCCGCGTGGGCGACTGGGCCAGGCTGCTGCACAACTATGCCCAGGGGCCGGCGCTGGCGCATTACGCGTACTGGCAGTCGCAGGACTGGGACGGCTACCGTCTGCTGCCCGCCGATCCCGATCCAGCCAGTCTGCCCAAGGCCGACGGCGCCATGGCAGCGCTGGGCTTTGCTTCCCGCTCGCTGAGCAGCGCAGCCACCGTCCGTCTGCTCGAGCTGCAGCGCCTGCAGGCAGTCGATCCCAGCTACGTGGTGATGGCGGCGCTGCAGCAGGCCTTCCACACCTGGTCGGGCAGCGGGATCCTGGCGCTGGCAATGGTGCACAACGGCCGCATTTACCAGAGCATCCCCGAGGCCAATGTCCTGCAGACCGTAGGCTGGATGATCAATTACGCCACCCTGTACCTGCGCAATCCCGAGCAGTTGCAAGGCATCGCGCTGGTGGAATCCATCGCGCGCCAGGCCAAGGCGGTACAGGACGATGCGCTGTCGCTGACCTGCCTAAAATACATGAACCAGGATGCGGCCGTGCGCGAAGCCATGGCCAGGCTGCCGCTATACCATCTCGGTTTCAACTTCATCCCCTTTGCCGGCGCCAGCACGGAAGAATTCATTTTCGAGCGCGCCAGCGAGCCTTGCGGCGAGGGTGAAAAATGGTTCAGCCCCGGGATCAAGCCGTTCATGAACGTCCTGCTAGCGGGACAGGAACTAAAACTGACCATGGGCTTCAGCCCCTGCATGTACTCGCCGCGCACCATCGAAGCCTTGCTCGATAGCGTCGTCTCGCAGTTGGAAACTATTTTGCTGTCCTGA
- a CDS encoding FAD-dependent monooxygenase yields the protein MKIACIGGGVAALYFAIAMQRCQPAAAIDIFERDSAERNSGWGIILREPMLAAMQRMDEASHGAILARAVSWDQIEIRHKGGIKLLSNQFGRSTGRHALVEVLRARAVELGCRIHYASPASAADLAGSYQLLVGSDGIKSGCREQIGADAPIARVQSANRFIWLGCDKAFDRMVFDFQQTTHGPVWVHAYPFSADQSTFVVECAQQTFDGFGFGRRALSSDLARLEDIFASLLGDASLASLSDAPHEWRQFEQIHCNSLHREQMVLIGDAAHTAHFSIGSGTRLAVEDAIALADSLHQGGALPEALAHYQQQRSEAVSSIQQQALHSMQWFDRIVEHYSLPLAAFSRAFLFRSLGQAA from the coding sequence ATGAAGATCGCCTGCATCGGCGGCGGCGTGGCGGCCCTCTACTTCGCCATCGCCATGCAGCGGTGCCAGCCCGCTGCCGCGATCGATATCTTCGAGCGCGACAGCGCGGAGCGCAACTCCGGCTGGGGCATCATCCTGCGCGAGCCGATGCTGGCCGCCATGCAGCGGATGGATGAGGCCAGCCATGGCGCCATCCTGGCGCGCGCCGTGAGCTGGGATCAGATCGAAATCCGCCACAAAGGCGGAATCAAACTGCTGTCCAATCAATTCGGCCGCAGCACCGGGCGCCATGCACTGGTGGAGGTGCTGCGCGCGCGCGCCGTGGAGCTGGGCTGCCGCATCCACTACGCATCACCGGCCAGCGCCGCCGATCTGGCCGGCAGCTATCAGCTGCTGGTCGGCTCGGACGGCATCAAGAGCGGCTGCCGCGAGCAGATCGGCGCCGATGCGCCCATCGCGCGGGTGCAGTCGGCCAACCGCTTTATCTGGCTCGGTTGCGACAAGGCTTTCGACCGCATGGTGTTCGACTTCCAGCAAACCACGCATGGGCCAGTGTGGGTGCACGCCTATCCCTTCAGCGCAGACCAGTCCACCTTCGTGGTCGAATGCGCGCAGCAAACCTTCGACGGCTTCGGCTTCGGCCGCCGCGCACTCTCCTCCGATCTGGCGCGGCTGGAGGACATCTTTGCCAGCCTGCTGGGCGATGCCTCGCTGGCCAGCCTGTCCGATGCGCCGCACGAATGGCGCCAGTTCGAGCAGATCCACTGCAACTCGCTGCACCGCGAGCAGATGGTGCTGATCGGCGACGCCGCCCACACCGCGCACTTCTCGATCGGTTCCGGCACCCGCCTGGCCGTGGAGGACGCCATCGCCCTGGCCGACAGCCTGCATCAAGGCGGCGCGCTGCCCGAGGCGCTGGCGCACTACCAGCAGCAGCGCAGCGAAGCGGTCAGCAGCATCCAGCAGCAGGCGCTGCATTCGATGCAGTGGTTCGACCGCATCGTCGAGCACTACTCGCTGCCGCTGGCCGCGTTTTCCCGCGCCTTCCTGTTCCGCAGTCTGGGACAGGCCGCCTGA